Proteins encoded within one genomic window of Solibaculum mannosilyticum:
- the rplK gene encoding 50S ribosomal protein L11, which translates to MAQKVTGYIKLQIPAGKATPAPPVGPALGQHGVNIMAFTKEFNERTKGEVGMIIPVIITVYADRSFTFVTKTPPAAVLIKKACNIESGSGVPNKTKVATISKEQIRKIAEHKMPDLNAANIESAMSMIAGTARSMGVTVEE; encoded by the coding sequence ATGGCTCAAAAGGTCACAGGTTACATTAAGTTGCAGATTCCGGCAGGGAAAGCCACTCCTGCCCCCCCTGTAGGTCCTGCGCTCGGCCAGCACGGTGTCAACATTATGGCGTTCACCAAAGAATTCAATGAACGCACCAAGGGTGAAGTCGGAATGATCATTCCGGTTATCATTACGGTTTATGCAGACCGTTCCTTTACCTTTGTTACCAAGACTCCGCCCGCAGCCGTCCTCATCAAAAAGGCCTGCAATATCGAAAGTGGTTCCGGCGTCCCCAACAAGACGAAGGTTGCTACCATTTCGAAAGAACAGATCCGTAAAATCGCAGAGCATAAAATGCCCGACCTCAACGCTGCGAACATCGAGAGTGCTATGTCCATGATCGCTGGTACCGCTCGCAGCATGGGCGTCACGGTAGAAGAATAA
- the rplA gene encoding 50S ribosomal protein L1 yields MKHGKKYTDSEKLIDRQKLYDRDEALELAIKTAKAKFDETLEVHIKLGVDSRHADQQVRGAIVLPNGTGKSVRVLAFCKGDNVQLAQDAGADYIGDMDTVAKIQGEGWMDFDVVIATPDMMGVVGRLGKILGPRGLMPNPKAGTVTPDVAKAVKEAKAGKIEYRLDKTNIIHCPIGKISFGVEKLGENFEALVGAVAKAKPAAAKGQYMKSLVIASTMGPGIRLNPSKYSN; encoded by the coding sequence ATGAAACACGGTAAGAAATATACTGATTCTGAGAAACTGATCGATAGACAAAAACTCTACGATCGGGATGAGGCTCTGGAACTGGCCATTAAGACCGCCAAAGCCAAATTTGATGAAACTCTGGAAGTTCATATTAAATTGGGTGTCGACAGCCGTCACGCTGACCAGCAGGTCCGCGGCGCCATTGTCCTCCCCAATGGTACTGGTAAATCGGTGCGCGTTCTGGCTTTCTGCAAGGGCGATAACGTCCAGCTGGCCCAGGATGCAGGTGCTGACTACATCGGTGATATGGATACCGTTGCCAAGATCCAGGGCGAAGGCTGGATGGATTTTGACGTGGTAATTGCAACTCCCGATATGATGGGCGTTGTCGGCCGTTTGGGTAAGATCCTCGGTCCGCGTGGCTTGATGCCCAACCCCAAGGCTGGTACCGTTACCCCTGATGTTGCCAAGGCTGTAAAAGAAGCTAAGGCCGGTAAGATTGAGTATCGCTTGGATAAGACCAATATTATCCATTGCCCCATTGGAAAGATTTCCTTTGGCGTGGAGAAACTGGGCGAGAACTTTGAGGCTCTGGTTGGTGCTGTCGCAAAGGCAAAGCCGGCTGCTGCAAAAGGCCAGTACATGAAATCCTTGGTCATTGCTTCGACCATGGGTCCTGGCATTCGTCTCAACCCCAGCAAATACTCCAACTAA